From Serratia fonticola:
TAGCTTCGTGTTAAAAAAAGAATGCGTCTCAGAGATGAAGCTTATACCTAACCAAAACAGAGATAAGCATCCGGATGCCATGATTTTGGCCATGATGTTGAATAAAAGTGCTGATTGTTCGGGTAAATTAAATTCTGTGTTTAATGAAAATATAGGTAGTACGGCTGCCGTATATTTTAATGATGTTGTTATTTTAGAACCTACGCAAATTTCTTCTGAAGTGAAAACAGAACTGTCATTTAGGCAATATATTCCAGATGGTAAGATAGGTATTAAAATATTAAATGCCTATCAGAAGTAACGGCCAGTTTCAAGGGAGGGAAACCCTCCCTTTTTATCTGGTTACGGGGCTAGTTCTGTGGGTAGTCCACTCTTACTGATATTGGCACTGAGTGGGTTTTAAAACGGATACGTGGCGTTCCTATTCCTGATGTTTTAATAAACTGTGAGCCTGGACCAATAGTATTTATAGTCTCTATCCCGTTTGCGGTTGGGTATTGAATCTGCACGTCAAATGATGATTGTGAATTAGATGTATGATCAAAACTCGCTGTGTAGGCATCATTCCCTGACACGGCAGCAAGATCCATCCAGCCACTCCATATTCCAGGTATAAGATTGACACCTTTCGACTGGAAGGGTTTACTTCCACCACATCTACCGTCTCTTTTTTTGGCTTCACGAGACTTCTGTAGTCCTTCCATCACAACACCTTTGCTCTGACCTCGGCGTTGAGCAAACTTTGTCATATATATTTTTCTGGCTTCTCCTGCATCACCTTTTTTAAGTGCATCGGTGAGTTTCTGATAGTCCTTATTATTTTTGATATATGGGCAGTTCTTTTTCCCACAAATAATACAGATATTATTTTCCAGTGCCTCTTTCACCTCTTGAGGAAATGAATCAGGAACTGAACCAGGATTTAACTTCAAATCATCCCATTCCCAGGCTCTGGTTTTGGGGTCCCAGTGGGTGTTGGGTTCATGTGGGTTGCCGCTGTTACAGTCAAATGCATCGTAGGTGACGTTGTCTGGATGATTTACCATTGATGTTCTCCTTTTATGTTTTCATGTGTTCAGAATACTGTATGTATTGTAATTTGTTTATATACAGTATCTGGATGATACAACCACTCGCAAAGGTAGGCAATAAATGAGAGCGATTCGCATTTGTGCTGTAATCCACACTACCGGAAGATATTTTGAAAGGAGAGTTAATTAGATTAAATTTCAATATAAACAATGAATTATATTGTTATTATGGATTTTAGTTGTGTTGGGCCTCGAACTCCGTGCAAGAGTTAATCGGTAATGGGATGCGGAGGATGAATACCGTAGCCAAGTTGTAGCACGCTCGGTTCCCTCTCCTGGGCTGATGACTCCAAACAAAAAAAGCCAGCGCTGGGCGCTGGCTTAATTAAAAGGCTTCAGTGTCTATCAGGCGTGCGTGACCGGTTTGTCACCGCTTTTACCCTGCGTGTTTTCCAGCATACGGCGGATCGGGACGATCAGCAGGATAAGCACGGCGGCACAGATCACCAGCGCAATAGAGCAGCGGGCGAACAGGGTTGGCAGCATGTCCAACTGATCCGCTTTCACGTGGCCACCAATCAAACCGGCGGCCAGGTTGCCCAGCGCGCTGGCACAGAACCACAGGCCCATCATCTGGCCACGCATTCTATCCGGTGCCAACAGCGTCATGGTTGCCAGGCCAATCGGGCTCAGGCAAAGCTCACCCAGCGTCAGCATCAGGATACTGCCCACCAGCCACATTGGTGACACGCCAGCGCCGCCATTGCCCAACACTTGTTGCGCGGCCAGCATCATCAGGCCAAAGCCTGCGGCGGCAAACAGAATACCGATCACGAATTTGGTGATGCTGCTCAGGCGGATTTTGTTACGAGCCAGAGCCGGCCAGGCCCAACTGAAGATTGGCGCCAACAGGATAATGAACAGTGCGTTAATCGATTGGAACCATACCGCTGGGATCTCGAAGTCGCCGATCATGCGGTTGGTGTAATCGTTAGCGAACAGGTTGAACGAGGTCGGTTTCTGTTCGAAGGCCGACCAGAAGAAGGCGGCAGAAATCAGCAGGATAAAACAGACCAGCAGACGAGCACGCTCTTTGCGGCTCAGGCCGGCAAAGAAGAACAGGTAGATAAAGTACAGCGTGACCGAGGCGGCGATGACGTAAACCAACATACTGGCAACGGCGACCGGGTTAATCACGATGATGCCTTGTGAGATCATAACCACGATCGCGGCAACGCCCACGGCCAGTGCAATCAGCCAGGCACCCACGCCATTTTTCTTGGCAACCGGGCTATTCCAGGTTGAGTCCAGGCCCACTTCGCTGTCATAGCGCTTCATGGCCGGTACGGCAAACACCCG
This genomic window contains:
- a CDS encoding colicin Z family toxin, coding for MVNHPDNVTYDAFDCNSGNPHEPNTHWDPKTRAWEWDDLKLNPGSVPDSFPQEVKEALENNICIICGKKNCPYIKNNKDYQKLTDALKKGDAGEARKIYMTKFAQRRGQSKGVVMEGLQKSREAKKRDGRCGGSKPFQSKGVNLIPGIWSGWMDLAAVSGNDAYTASFDHTSNSQSSFDVQIQYPTANGIETINTIGPGSQFIKTSGIGTPRIRFKTHSVPISVRVDYPQN
- a CDS encoding peptide MFS transporter, whose translation is MQSSVNQKESRTFLGHPYPLGSLFFTEMWERFSFYGIRPLLILFMAATVYDGGMGLARENASAIVGIFAGSMYLAALPGGWLADNWLGQQKAVWYGSILIALGHLSIALSAIMGNDLFFVGLMFIVLGSGLFKTCISVMVGTLYKKGDARRDGGFSLFYMGINMGSFIAPLISGWLIRSHGWHWGFGIGGIGMLVALVIFRVFAVPAMKRYDSEVGLDSTWNSPVAKKNGVGAWLIALAVGVAAIVVMISQGIIVINPVAVASMLVYVIAASVTLYFIYLFFFAGLSRKERARLLVCFILLISAAFFWSAFEQKPTSFNLFANDYTNRMIGDFEIPAVWFQSINALFIILLAPIFSWAWPALARNKIRLSSITKFVIGILFAAAGFGLMMLAAQQVLGNGGAGVSPMWLVGSILMLTLGELCLSPIGLATMTLLAPDRMRGQMMGLWFCASALGNLAAGLIGGHVKADQLDMLPTLFARCSIALVICAAVLILLIVPIRRMLENTQGKSGDKPVTHA